A region from the Pseudomonas promysalinigenes genome encodes:
- a CDS encoding carboxynorspermidine decarboxylase, whose protein sequence is MIKTPYYLIDKTKLLSNMEKIAYVRENSGAKALLALKCFATWSVFDLMQQYMDGTTSSSLFELKLGRQKFAGETHAYSVAWADDEIEEMLENCDKIIFNSIGQLQRFAEQSEGKVRGLRVNPQVSSSDYLLADPARPFSRLGEWDPEKIEQVIEQISGFMFHNNCENGDFSLFDKMLSHIEERFGHLLHKVQWVSLGGGIHFTGEGYALDAFCARLKAFSQKYGVQVYLEPGEAAITNSASLEVTVLDTLFNGKHLAVVDSSIEAHLLDLLIYRLNAKMAPNDGEHTYMVCGKSCLAGDIFGEYQFDRPLAIGDRLSFIDTAGYTMVKKNWFNGLKMPSIVVKQLDGSVEVVRDFGFEDYVSSLS, encoded by the coding sequence CTCCGGGGCCAAGGCGCTGCTCGCCCTCAAGTGCTTCGCCACCTGGTCGGTGTTCGACCTGATGCAGCAGTACATGGACGGCACCACCTCGTCGTCGCTGTTCGAGCTCAAGCTCGGCCGCCAGAAGTTCGCTGGCGAAACCCATGCCTACAGCGTGGCCTGGGCCGATGACGAGATCGAGGAAATGCTCGAGAATTGCGACAAGATCATTTTCAATTCTATCGGGCAGCTACAGCGCTTCGCCGAACAGTCCGAAGGCAAGGTCCGCGGCCTGCGCGTCAACCCCCAGGTGAGTAGCTCCGACTACCTGCTGGCCGACCCAGCCCGCCCGTTCAGCCGCCTCGGGGAATGGGACCCGGAAAAGATCGAGCAAGTGATCGAGCAGATTTCCGGCTTCATGTTCCACAACAACTGCGAAAACGGCGACTTCAGCCTGTTCGACAAAATGCTGTCGCACATCGAAGAGCGTTTCGGTCACCTGCTGCACAAGGTCCAATGGGTCAGCCTGGGTGGCGGTATCCATTTCACCGGCGAAGGGTATGCACTGGACGCCTTCTGTGCGCGCTTGAAGGCCTTCTCGCAGAAATACGGTGTGCAGGTCTACCTGGAACCAGGCGAGGCCGCCATCACCAATAGCGCTTCGCTTGAAGTGACGGTGCTCGACACCCTGTTCAACGGCAAGCACCTGGCCGTGGTGGACAGCTCGATCGAGGCACACCTGCTGGACCTTCTGATCTACCGCCTCAACGCCAAAATGGCCCCCAATGACGGCGAACATACCTACATGGTGTGCGGCAAGTCGTGCCTGGCGGGTGACATCTTCGGCGAATACCAATTCGACCGCCCTCTGGCCATCGGCGACCGCCTGTCGTTCATCGACACTGCCGGTTACACCATGGTCAAGAAAAACTGGTTCAACGGTCTGAAAATGCCATCGATCGTGGTCAAGCAGCTCGACGGCAGCGTTGAGGTGGTCCGCGACTTCGGTTTCGAAGACTACGTTTCCAGCCTGTCTTAA